One part of the Tunicatimonas pelagia genome encodes these proteins:
- a CDS encoding arylsulfatase, whose amino-acid sequence MMRLFLSGVLTLGLLSSFGQTPPSSPTFPNIVYILADDLGYGDLGCYGQGRIQTPNIDRLAQEGMRFLHHYAGSTVCAPSRCTLMTGQHTGHADIRGNNDNDAGIYSQTVTVAEILKKAGYHTAMIGKWGIGLENTPGNPNQQGFDFYYGYLDQILAHNYYPEFLLRNGQKEYLNNEVTYVDSSHWSKGKGSYAVKKVDYSHDLFIKEALQYIDNQQNAPFFLYLPLTIPHNNGEAPKGERQEVPDLGLYTDRPYLTEAPAPIRQETKGYAAMITRLDKDVGQIMKRLKDRKMDNNTIVIFSSDNGPMPYHHQFTAFFSSNAQFSGYKMDLLEGGIRVPLIVRWPERVSAGSVSSHPSAFWDFLPTVADLVGQEYPAGVDGISFLPELMGKQQPKHEHLYWEYQNLQAVRMGPWKGIRTYPAKASPSVIQLYNISEDISERINVADQHPDIVGQIASIMEQEHKYSSRYPFEGELNPNK is encoded by the coding sequence ATGATGAGACTCTTTTTATCCGGAGTATTAACCTTAGGGTTACTATCCTCCTTCGGCCAAACACCCCCCTCATCGCCAACCTTTCCGAACATCGTTTACATACTGGCGGATGACTTAGGCTATGGTGATTTGGGCTGTTACGGGCAGGGGCGTATTCAAACACCGAATATTGATCGGTTAGCGCAGGAAGGTATGCGTTTCTTGCATCACTATGCCGGTTCTACCGTATGCGCCCCCTCTCGCTGCACCTTAATGACTGGCCAGCATACTGGGCATGCCGATATCCGGGGAAATAACGATAATGACGCAGGTATCTATAGCCAGACCGTTACCGTTGCGGAAATCCTGAAGAAAGCGGGGTACCATACGGCTATGATTGGCAAATGGGGCATCGGACTAGAAAATACCCCTGGCAATCCCAACCAGCAAGGCTTCGACTTCTACTACGGCTATCTAGACCAAATCCTGGCTCACAACTACTACCCTGAATTCCTGCTGAGAAACGGTCAGAAAGAATATCTAAATAACGAGGTGACATACGTGGACTCTTCCCACTGGTCTAAGGGAAAAGGGAGTTATGCGGTCAAAAAAGTAGACTATTCGCACGATTTATTCATTAAAGAAGCGCTTCAATACATCGATAATCAGCAGAACGCCCCCTTCTTTCTGTATCTACCCCTGACGATTCCGCACAACAACGGAGAAGCACCTAAAGGAGAGCGGCAGGAAGTACCTGATCTGGGCCTGTATACTGATCGCCCCTACCTGACTGAAGCGCCTGCACCGATCCGGCAAGAAACCAAAGGCTACGCGGCGATGATCACCCGCCTGGATAAAGACGTAGGTCAGATTATGAAGAGACTAAAGGATCGCAAGATGGACAACAATACCATCGTGATCTTTTCTAGCGATAATGGGCCGATGCCTTATCACCATCAGTTCACAGCGTTCTTTAGCAGCAATGCCCAGTTTAGTGGCTATAAAATGGATTTGCTAGAAGGAGGAATACGGGTACCGCTTATTGTACGCTGGCCAGAAAGGGTCAGCGCTGGCAGTGTAAGCAGTCATCCATCTGCTTTTTGGGACTTTCTACCTACTGTAGCTGACCTTGTCGGGCAAGAGTATCCGGCCGGTGTCGATGGTATCTCATTTCTTCCTGAGCTGATGGGCAAGCAGCAACCTAAACACGAGCATTTGTACTGGGAGTACCAGAACCTGCAAGCCGTACGTATGGGGCCGTGGAAAGGAATCCGCACGTACCCGGCAAAGGCATCGCCCTCAGTGATACAACTGTATAATATATCGGAAGATATTTCCGAACGCATCAACGTAGCTGATCAACACCCTGACATTGTGGGTCAGATTGCGTCTATTATGGAGCAGGAGCACAAGTATTCGTCTCGATATCCCTTTGAAGGTGAGTTGAACCCCAACAAATGA
- a CDS encoding carbohydrate-binding domain-containing protein: MNTTKLLICIVLLLLLGPVAQAQEYRWNRMSTGGGGYMTGIQFHPQVPGLKYVRTDVAAPFRMDPGSDSWVYTGDKFSPDFRRMGGSDGIALHPTDPNVVFAFIGNGDGNSPERGLYRSANQGEDWEQVLEVYTHGNNKPSANPTTRAQGEPLAIDPNNPDYLYAGTQRDGLFRSTTGGGADTWTSIGNIPTFNGVGIRCVAIDPAFTTGSPARSQYIYVSNFSEGIYLSADGGENYTLMSGSPTGTASRMRLGPDGNLYVATLSGFWRYIPGTPYENGTWDNISPNGPTSTTAFTSFDVRQTANGLEFLVGQGSQRIWRKRGNSDWELVSVADGTMQEEIINGFKNVRDVGAGNISDIKFDPFSDDVWFTDVFMVWKSTNIWAPVTEWAPQYKNITNTITIDLSTPPASEVVNNGILYTGHPDVEGFRFDDVNEPWSVKYTGLGPDATSIDFCEESPEVMYFCKTNKFNPEHQGRVFRSGDGIDPANRSSEVRETFIPEEFYSISFPHDDFSTPGVNEGIGLDVGGAKIAVSATDPMNAVYFSGADAKGTKYTLDGGVTWADCEGLPTGGFVRRQCNGCSEYDFPMPIAADRIAGNTFYAFYDLDHTFWKSENHGVSWIKVAQASSDLPAWRGNSEYDPYRMAAAPYKAGEVWIALDDNGLYRSSDFGESFSKVSGIAQANQVAWGKNKPGQSNPTAYVYGRQGDQWGIYRSDDMGDSWQLITPSNLPGGYPRALAADRQVYGRVYAGHVTTGVRYGELTTPPVADVSPDAPTIGEVTVLTSSSVQVTWQDNADNELKYRIYRQAEGESDFTRVGLAGYDDTVYVDQGLLPETTYRYRVVAWNDGGSARSEERQDTTLPSLTSLTLSATCAQFPAVDRRWKVNNPNPFAVDITWTVAGSSQTDSYDATPGESFFVTETVDNDNTVIITWTDEFGNDLSDTRASTDEQCDLPVPAAPEELTVADVLNSNPTTADLRLSWTDVATNEDVYEVERRGADGTYERIATLDSGATSYTDQGLAVGQTFRYRIRAFNHTLGHSPYVSGFSTTANAFYEIVSAPASKRLSADNPFANGTTVFIENQSFFDKQRWVFEAVGGGFYHIRSKASDKLLTVRNSSSSPAVSLYDADGTGVQRWRINKVTSDPSDNNYYVVDEEGNVLTVDNPSANRSPVSSETNIFFGKQQWQFVAVESIPNDDIIDEGAIVVRARGNCGSEEMVLHIDGQEVERWTSVGTTYTDYTYEGYSGGEVSVAFVNDGGGSCDRNLFVDYVDVCGTRIQSESTEVVQTSTWTNGDKQALFTNGNNHYGDPGCNPTEGQATFGNGGAPWPVSDGAVLELENYDTGGPGVAYLDTDPENIGESYRTDAVDIRTASDLDGGFNVGWTEDGEWLEYTVDVNAGTYDLFLRTASGSNEAVGDVRIKLGETTLGTFAVENTGGWQNWEDVVLGDVALPGGEQVLRLEMVGRQMNLNRLSFATAGGANQGAIVVRARGNCGSEEMVLRVDGTEVERWTNVGTTYTDYTYEGYSGGEVSVAFVNDGGGSCDRNLFVDYVDVCGTRIQSESTEVVQTSTWTNGDKQALFTNGNNHYGDPGCNTNARWGNEVSKGLGKEVENRSEGFGLYPNPAQGEVQLRLPQEQPAVLRVLDLTGRVVLEKYVQRSQTINIQNLPKGLYTIHAQQGSVVMSEKLLVE; encoded by the coding sequence ATGAACACCACAAAGTTACTAATTTGTATCGTCCTCTTGCTGTTGCTCGGCCCCGTGGCGCAGGCACAGGAATACCGCTGGAACCGGATGAGCACTGGGGGCGGGGGCTATATGACCGGCATCCAGTTCCACCCGCAGGTGCCCGGCCTCAAGTACGTGCGTACCGACGTGGCCGCTCCCTTCCGGATGGATCCCGGCTCCGACTCCTGGGTGTACACCGGCGATAAGTTCTCCCCCGACTTCCGCCGCATGGGGGGGAGCGACGGCATCGCGCTGCATCCTACTGACCCGAACGTAGTGTTTGCCTTCATTGGCAATGGTGACGGCAATTCTCCCGAGCGAGGATTGTACCGATCCGCCAATCAGGGAGAAGACTGGGAGCAAGTGTTGGAGGTGTATACCCACGGCAATAATAAACCCTCAGCCAATCCCACAACCCGTGCTCAGGGCGAACCGCTAGCGATTGACCCCAATAACCCTGACTACCTCTACGCTGGTACTCAGCGCGACGGCTTGTTTCGTTCTACCACCGGCGGTGGGGCCGATACCTGGACTAGCATCGGCAACATTCCTACCTTCAATGGGGTAGGCATCCGCTGCGTAGCCATCGATCCGGCCTTTACCACTGGTAGTCCGGCTCGCTCTCAGTACATCTACGTTAGTAACTTCAGCGAAGGTATTTACCTGAGCGCCGATGGGGGTGAAAACTACACGCTCATGAGTGGCTCACCTACGGGAACGGCCTCGCGGATGCGCCTAGGACCGGACGGGAACCTCTACGTGGCTACCCTAAGTGGCTTCTGGCGATATATCCCAGGCACTCCTTACGAAAACGGTACATGGGACAATATTTCACCCAATGGGCCTACCAGCACGACCGCCTTTACTTCGTTCGACGTGCGTCAAACCGCCAACGGACTCGAGTTTTTGGTAGGGCAGGGTAGTCAAAGAATATGGCGCAAGCGCGGGAATAGCGACTGGGAGCTGGTCAGCGTAGCCGATGGTACCATGCAGGAGGAAATCATCAACGGATTCAAAAATGTACGCGACGTAGGGGCAGGAAACATTTCCGATATCAAGTTTGATCCTTTTTCTGATGATGTATGGTTTACCGATGTTTTTATGGTATGGAAAAGTACCAATATCTGGGCTCCCGTCACCGAGTGGGCTCCGCAGTACAAAAACATCACCAACACCATCACCATTGACTTATCCACTCCCCCGGCTTCCGAAGTGGTGAACAATGGGATCCTCTATACGGGACATCCCGACGTAGAGGGCTTTCGCTTTGACGATGTGAACGAACCCTGGAGTGTGAAGTATACAGGACTGGGGCCTGACGCTACCAGTATTGATTTCTGCGAGGAGTCGCCCGAGGTGATGTATTTCTGTAAAACCAACAAGTTCAATCCTGAGCATCAAGGACGCGTTTTTCGCTCCGGCGACGGTATTGATCCAGCTAATCGCTCTTCAGAAGTAAGGGAGACCTTTATTCCTGAAGAGTTCTACAGCATCTCATTTCCGCACGATGACTTCAGCACGCCGGGCGTCAACGAAGGCATCGGCCTGGACGTAGGAGGTGCTAAGATCGCCGTATCAGCCACCGACCCTATGAACGCCGTCTACTTCTCCGGGGCGGACGCCAAAGGAACAAAGTATACCCTAGACGGGGGTGTCACCTGGGCTGATTGTGAAGGACTACCTACCGGGGGGTTCGTGCGGCGGCAGTGTAATGGTTGCAGTGAGTATGACTTTCCTATGCCAATCGCCGCTGATCGGATTGCCGGAAACACTTTCTATGCTTTCTACGACCTGGATCATACGTTCTGGAAGAGTGAGAATCACGGAGTGAGCTGGATCAAAGTAGCGCAAGCCAGTAGCGATTTGCCCGCCTGGCGGGGCAACAGCGAGTACGATCCCTACCGGATGGCCGCCGCCCCCTACAAAGCGGGTGAAGTGTGGATCGCCTTGGACGATAACGGACTGTACCGATCGTCAGATTTCGGAGAAAGCTTCTCGAAGGTGTCTGGTATTGCCCAGGCTAATCAGGTTGCCTGGGGTAAGAACAAACCGGGGCAGTCGAATCCCACTGCCTATGTGTACGGTCGCCAGGGCGATCAGTGGGGTATCTATCGCTCCGACGATATGGGCGATAGCTGGCAACTCATTACCCCGTCGAACTTGCCGGGCGGTTATCCCCGGGCGCTGGCTGCCGACCGCCAGGTGTACGGTCGGGTATACGCCGGGCACGTGACCACCGGAGTGCGCTACGGAGAGCTGACGACACCCCCGGTGGCCGACGTTTCTCCGGATGCACCGACCATCGGCGAAGTGACGGTCCTTACCAGTTCTTCGGTACAAGTTACCTGGCAAGATAACGCTGACAACGAACTGAAGTACCGCATCTACCGACAAGCCGAGGGTGAGTCAGACTTCACCCGGGTTGGCTTAGCCGGATATGACGATACAGTGTACGTAGACCAGGGCCTGTTGCCGGAAACGACGTATCGCTACCGGGTAGTTGCCTGGAACGACGGCGGGTCAGCCCGCTCGGAAGAACGTCAGGATACCACCTTGCCTTCCCTGACCAGCTTGACCCTGTCGGCCACCTGCGCGCAGTTCCCGGCAGTAGACCGAAGATGGAAAGTCAACAACCCCAACCCCTTCGCGGTCGATATCACCTGGACCGTAGCGGGTAGTTCACAAACAGATAGCTACGATGCCACTCCGGGCGAATCGTTCTTTGTGACCGAAACCGTTGACAATGACAATACCGTGATCATTACCTGGACCGACGAGTTTGGTAATGATTTAAGCGACACCCGTGCTTCCACCGATGAGCAGTGTGACCTGCCGGTACCGGCAGCACCGGAAGAGTTGACCGTAGCCGATGTACTCAACAGCAACCCCACCACCGCCGACCTACGGCTAAGCTGGACCGATGTGGCCACCAACGAGGATGTCTACGAGGTAGAGCGGCGAGGAGCTGACGGCACCTACGAGCGTATTGCTACCCTGGATTCAGGAGCTACCTCGTATACTGATCAAGGACTCGCGGTCGGCCAGACATTCCGCTACCGTATCCGGGCCTTCAACCACACATTGGGCCACTCGCCCTACGTCTCGGGTTTCAGCACCACGGCCAACGCCTTCTACGAGATCGTCAGTGCCCCGGCCAGCAAACGACTCTCGGCGGACAACCCCTTTGCCAACGGAACCACCGTATTCATAGAAAACCAAAGCTTCTTTGATAAACAACGCTGGGTCTTTGAAGCAGTGGGGGGCGGCTTCTACCACATCAGAAGCAAAGCAAGCGATAAACTACTGACGGTTCGGAACTCGAGCAGTTCGCCCGCCGTATCGCTCTACGATGCCGATGGCACCGGCGTTCAACGATGGAGGATTAACAAAGTCACTAGTGATCCATCCGACAACAACTACTACGTAGTGGACGAAGAAGGCAACGTACTGACCGTAGATAACCCTTCGGCCAATCGTTCCCCCGTATCGTCCGAAACCAACATCTTCTTCGGCAAACAGCAGTGGCAGTTTGTGGCAGTAGAGTCTATCCCGAACGATGATATCATCGATGAGGGAGCCATTGTGGTGCGGGCCCGGGGCAACTGTGGTAGCGAAGAGATGGTACTGCATATAGACGGCCAAGAAGTAGAGCGATGGACTAGCGTAGGCACTACCTACACCGACTATACCTACGAAGGCTACAGTGGGGGGGAAGTAAGCGTAGCGTTTGTGAACGATGGAGGCGGTAGTTGTGATCGCAACCTGTTCGTGGACTACGTAGATGTATGTGGCACTCGCATTCAGAGTGAAAGTACCGAAGTGGTACAGACCAGCACTTGGACCAACGGCGATAAACAAGCCTTGTTTACCAATGGCAACAATCACTACGGTGATCCGGGATGTAACCCTACCGAGGGGCAAGCCACCTTTGGCAACGGAGGAGCACCATGGCCGGTCAGCGACGGGGCGGTGCTGGAGCTGGAGAACTACGACACCGGCGGGCCAGGAGTGGCTTATCTCGATACCGACCCGGAGAACATCGGAGAAAGCTACCGTACCGATGCAGTAGACATCCGCACAGCCAGCGATCTGGACGGGGGCTTCAACGTGGGTTGGACTGAAGACGGCGAGTGGCTGGAGTACACGGTGGACGTAAACGCCGGTACCTACGATCTATTCCTCCGGACAGCCTCCGGCTCCAACGAAGCAGTAGGCGACGTCCGCATCAAGTTGGGCGAAACAACCCTGGGCACCTTTGCGGTAGAGAACACCGGAGGCTGGCAGAACTGGGAAGATGTGGTACTGGGAGACGTAGCACTGCCGGGCGGTGAACAGGTGCTACGCTTGGAGATGGTGGGTCGGCAGATGAACCTCAATCGGCTTTCCTTTGCGACAGCCGGTGGCGCGAATCAGGGAGCCATTGTGGTGCGGGCTCGGGGCAACTGTGGTAGCGAAGAGATGGTGTTGCGGGTAGACGGCACCGAAGTAGAGCGATGGACTAACGTTGGTACCACTTATACCGACTATACCTACGAAGGATACAGCGGGGGCGAAGTAAGCGTAGCGTTTGTGAACGATGGAGGCGGTAGTTGTGATCGCAACCTGTTCGTGGACTACGTAGATGTATGTGGCACTCGCATTCAGAGTGAAAGTACCGAAGTGGTACAGACCAGCACTTGGACCAACGGCGATAAACAAGCCTTGTTCACCAATGGGAACAACCACTACGGCGACCCGGGATGTAATACGAATGCCCGTTGGGGCAACGAGGTGAGCAAGGGACTCGGTAAGGAAGTGGAGAACCGAAGCGAGGGCTTTGGACTCTACCCCAACCCGGCCCAGGGGGAAGTACAGCTTCGTCTACCCCAGGAGCAACCCGCCGTGCTGCGGGTACTAGACTTGACCGGGCGGGTAGTGCTGGAAAAGTACGTGCAGCGAAGTCAGACGATCAATATCCAAAATCTACCCAAAGGACTCTATACGATCCACGCGCAACAAGGATCGGTGGTAATGTCAGAAAAACTACTGGTAGAATAA
- a CDS encoding arylsulfatase, which yields MKILPYLIRPSPEATHRASCTYGIICTVVWWISCQTLAAQPADLTPEPVPSSFYQSSPAPPNIIYILADDLGYGDLSLLGQTSFATPHIDRLASQGMRFTQHYSGSAVCAPSRASLMTGLHTGHTAVRGNEHLPNIGVAPLSAEQVTLPEAIKTGTDYVTGMTGRWHLGGELSDQTPHDRGFDYHWGKLSSDFPNHVGVMIDNLWDGSGKHRPYAGYAAINTEPMYENGALYHLTDANLARCPINTDDMVTHKAKQFIADHRDQPFFLYVAYSLPHAPMEYHERHPVASDTLPATERAFVSMVLALDNYLGQLLHQLDTLGLSDNTVVIFTSDNGAHNEGGHDYRYFNSNGPFREYKRSFHEGGLHAPMIVRWPGKVPPGSTTDHVSAFWDVLPTLCDVAGAPVPEGTDGISFLPTLLGQEQPQHDYLYWEFNETVDFQKNQYKQAVRKGLWKGIYYIEQDAFELYDLSRDRGEDNNVAKQHPTVVAELRQIMQIAHEPSERFPLTKEERAQAKK from the coding sequence ATGAAAATCCTCCCCTACCTCATAAGACCCAGCCCAGAAGCGACGCATCGAGCTAGCTGTACCTATGGTATCATTTGCACGGTAGTATGGTGGATTAGCTGCCAAACATTGGCAGCTCAGCCCGCTGACTTGACACCAGAACCTGTGCCGTCTTCCTTTTACCAGTCTTCGCCAGCTCCCCCAAACATCATTTACATATTAGCCGATGACTTAGGCTACGGTGACCTATCGCTGCTGGGGCAAACGAGCTTTGCCACTCCCCACATCGATCGTCTAGCAAGCCAGGGAATGCGCTTCACCCAGCACTACTCCGGGTCGGCGGTGTGTGCCCCCTCGCGCGCCTCGCTGATGACCGGTCTGCACACCGGGCATACCGCTGTACGGGGCAATGAGCACCTGCCTAACATCGGCGTAGCCCCGCTGTCGGCCGAACAGGTGACTCTGCCTGAGGCAATCAAAACTGGTACTGATTACGTCACTGGTATGACCGGACGGTGGCACCTGGGCGGCGAGCTGTCCGACCAAACACCCCACGACCGGGGCTTCGACTATCACTGGGGCAAGCTCAGCTCTGACTTTCCGAACCACGTGGGAGTGATGATTGACAACCTTTGGGACGGCTCGGGGAAACACCGGCCCTACGCAGGCTACGCGGCGATTAACACGGAGCCTATGTACGAGAACGGCGCACTGTACCACCTGACCGACGCGAATCTGGCCCGGTGCCCTATCAACACGGACGATATGGTTACTCATAAGGCGAAGCAATTTATAGCCGATCACCGCGATCAGCCCTTCTTTCTGTACGTGGCTTACAGCCTGCCTCACGCTCCCATGGAGTACCACGAACGCCATCCGGTAGCCAGCGATACGCTGCCCGCTACCGAGCGAGCCTTTGTGTCCATGGTGTTGGCCTTGGACAACTACCTGGGGCAACTGCTTCATCAGCTTGATACCCTGGGGTTGTCGGATAATACGGTGGTGATTTTTACGAGCGACAATGGTGCCCACAACGAAGGCGGGCACGACTATCGCTACTTCAATTCCAATGGTCCTTTCCGCGAGTACAAACGCTCGTTTCACGAAGGAGGGTTACACGCTCCTATGATCGTTCGCTGGCCGGGAAAGGTACCGCCCGGCAGCACCACCGATCATGTGTCGGCTTTCTGGGATGTGCTGCCTACGCTGTGTGACGTAGCCGGTGCCCCGGTGCCGGAGGGCACTGACGGAATATCGTTTTTACCAACCCTGCTCGGCCAAGAGCAACCGCAGCACGACTACCTCTACTGGGAGTTCAACGAAACGGTTGATTTTCAAAAAAACCAATACAAGCAAGCCGTCCGAAAGGGGCTTTGGAAAGGGATCTATTACATCGAGCAGGATGCTTTTGAGCTGTACGACTTGAGTCGGGATCGCGGAGAGGACAACAACGTAGCCAAGCAGCATCCAACCGTAGTGGCTGAACTGCGGCAGATTATGCAGATCGCTCATGAGCCATCCGAGCGGTTTCCGCTAACGAAAGAAGAACGAGCGCAAGCCAAAAAATAA
- a CDS encoding carbohydrate-binding protein, which produces MKLVFKHSLFRCRRTFSLVVSFLLVSTTVWAQVAELPDVSDVTGAVVDESSIGNVYHVRQDGGNDSHGGKSLGDALKTVGAAMDKAMADLKGGTPTKILIYEGTYRESLGTVDFGSGVGKTSLLVIEGKAGEDVILSGSKVYTDWASSGSGVFEHSWTRDWGNVWAPRGGASLLAYRSEMVFVNGQALRQKILEDYSKTGNVYDTYVGYTAPQGVLETSSFGVAERSENGDKLFVKPPAGVNMSSAKVEVAVRKQFANFTEKEGLVLRNLTVQHFANTLRTNWLYQYPIEFAWGSKDILVEGCTFRWNNQFGATFRYLSRVTVRNCIFSYNGGSGNSAGNVKNSLWENNVTNFNNWRNYWGGATDWFLGGMKHFENTEQIMRGQLSVGNLATGCWWDIINRHQELSEIVSVLNHGAGFFYEISEGPMSLSKSLIAMNALSREANLQNIGGAQTTFQNNIIYGTIPERNNRGNFRTTMYPRQHGNTGKGLEKGEIATAKMTLKGNLVMGGEDELYTWYFSENPRDGFLKNDYRGEDNYFWHASGSSTGHFRAGPWDDAPVRDYESYLTWAGASEVNSSFADPGFEDPANLDFRFKSSSPLKAQENKYLAQAISPELLQECQAFWDWVGYDKTVPSGVPPGPIDQQTSYGNGGAPWSVNNGSVLELENYDQGGQGVAYSDTDAENQGSSYRSNGVDLQATSDAGGGFNVGWTQDGEWLEYTVNVAAGTYDLVLRAASGSNEAVGDVRVKLGSTTLGTFAVENSGGWQNWQDVVLEDIALSGGVQVLRLEMVGSQMNLNRLSFTSLRFFPDPNKWYYVENKACASQSAQHRLDADDCATVDLSAGGAEDKQWRFELSDDGSSYFIINRACGTRLDADDCATVDPSSNGSGDDKRWLLTLSDDGSSYFVSNKACGTRLDADDCQAVDPSSNGSGDDKRWQLVEAGSLSARQATEADKKEASLPTEVYSEVVLYPNPAQREVRVQLPDDQSAAQLRVLDLTGRVVLEAPLRGSEVLDIQTLPKGLYTVRVRQGAVVISEKLLVE; this is translated from the coding sequence ATGAAATTGGTTTTCAAACACAGTTTGTTTCGCTGCCGACGTACTTTCAGTCTGGTAGTCAGTTTTTTATTAGTGTCCACCACCGTTTGGGCGCAGGTAGCCGAACTGCCCGACGTAAGCGACGTGACCGGGGCGGTGGTCGACGAGAGCAGCATCGGCAATGTGTACCACGTGCGCCAGGACGGCGGCAACGACAGCCACGGCGGCAAGTCGCTGGGCGATGCCCTCAAGACCGTAGGGGCAGCTATGGATAAGGCCATGGCTGACCTGAAGGGCGGTACTCCGACCAAGATTTTGATCTACGAAGGAACCTACCGCGAGAGCCTGGGTACGGTAGACTTTGGCAGTGGAGTGGGCAAGACCAGCCTACTGGTCATCGAGGGCAAGGCGGGTGAAGATGTTATCCTGTCCGGCTCTAAGGTGTATACTGACTGGGCTTCCTCAGGAAGTGGAGTTTTCGAGCATTCCTGGACCAGAGATTGGGGCAACGTATGGGCTCCGCGGGGAGGGGCCAGTCTGCTAGCCTACCGTTCCGAGATGGTGTTTGTCAATGGGCAGGCTTTGCGACAGAAGATTTTGGAAGACTACTCAAAGACGGGCAACGTATACGATACCTACGTAGGCTACACTGCTCCCCAGGGAGTGTTAGAGACGAGTAGCTTCGGGGTAGCCGAACGTAGTGAGAACGGTGATAAGCTGTTTGTGAAGCCCCCGGCTGGGGTGAATATGAGTTCGGCTAAGGTAGAGGTCGCTGTCCGTAAGCAGTTCGCCAACTTCACTGAGAAGGAAGGCTTAGTGCTGCGTAACCTTACCGTTCAGCATTTTGCCAACACCCTACGTACCAACTGGCTATATCAGTACCCCATTGAGTTTGCCTGGGGATCCAAAGACATACTGGTAGAAGGGTGTACCTTTCGGTGGAATAACCAGTTCGGAGCTACCTTTCGATATCTTAGCCGTGTCACCGTTCGCAACTGCATCTTTAGCTACAACGGGGGAAGTGGAAATAGCGCTGGCAACGTAAAAAACAGTTTATGGGAGAACAACGTGACCAACTTCAACAACTGGCGCAACTACTGGGGCGGGGCAACCGATTGGTTTTTGGGAGGGATGAAGCACTTCGAAAATACTGAACAGATTATGCGGGGTCAACTTTCGGTGGGCAACCTAGCTACCGGTTGCTGGTGGGACATCATTAACCGTCATCAGGAGCTTTCGGAAATCGTTTCGGTTCTTAACCATGGTGCAGGGTTCTTCTATGAGATATCGGAAGGGCCTATGTCGCTTAGTAAGAGCTTGATAGCGATGAACGCGCTAAGTCGCGAAGCCAACTTGCAAAACATTGGCGGGGCTCAAACCACTTTCCAGAACAACATTATCTACGGGACTATTCCCGAACGGAACAACAGGGGAAACTTCCGAACTACTATGTACCCTCGCCAGCACGGCAATACCGGCAAAGGGCTAGAGAAAGGAGAAATTGCTACGGCAAAGATGACCCTGAAAGGCAACTTGGTCATGGGGGGGGAAGATGAACTCTACACCTGGTACTTTAGTGAAAATCCTCGGGATGGATTTCTGAAGAACGACTACCGGGGAGAAGATAACTACTTCTGGCACGCTAGTGGTAGCAGTACTGGTCACTTCCGGGCGGGGCCTTGGGACGATGCCCCGGTTCGTGACTACGAAAGCTACCTGACTTGGGCTGGAGCGTCGGAGGTCAACTCAAGCTTTGCCGATCCCGGCTTCGAAGACCCCGCTAACCTAGACTTCCGCTTCAAATCATCTAGTCCACTCAAGGCGCAAGAGAACAAGTACTTAGCGCAGGCTATCTCGCCCGAACTGCTGCAAGAATGTCAAGCGTTTTGGGACTGGGTTGGCTATGATAAGACGGTACCCTCTGGAGTGCCCCCCGGTCCGATTGACCAACAAACCTCCTACGGTAACGGGGGCGCTCCTTGGTCAGTCAACAACGGGTCGGTGCTGGAGCTGGAGAACTACGACCAAGGAGGGCAGGGCGTAGCCTACAGCGATACGGACGCTGAGAACCAAGGCAGTAGCTATCGTAGCAACGGAGTAGACCTACAAGCTACCAGTGATGCGGGCGGCGGCTTCAATGTCGGTTGGACCCAAGACGGCGAGTGGCTGGAATACACAGTCAACGTAGCAGCCGGCACCTATGATCTAGTCCTTCGGGCCGCCTCCGGTTCCAATGAAGCCGTAGGCGATGTACGGGTGAAGCTCGGTAGCACTACCCTAGGTACCTTTGCCGTAGAGAACAGTGGGGGTTGGCAAAACTGGCAGGATGTGGTGCTGGAAGACATCGCACTATCGGGCGGGGTGCAGGTATTGCGTTTGGAGATGGTCGGTAGCCAGATGAACCTGAACCGGCTGTCCTTTACGTCCTTGCGTTTCTTCCCTGATCCGAACAAGTGGTACTATGTAGAGAATAAAGCCTGCGCGTCCCAGTCCGCCCAGCATCGTTTAGATGCCGACGACTGTGCGACCGTAGACCTGAGTGCGGGTGGTGCTGAGGACAAGCAGTGGCGCTTTGAGTTGAGCGACGACGGCAGCAGCTACTTTATCATCAACCGGGCCTGCGGCACGCGCTTGGATGCCGATGACTGCGCTACGGTAGACCCGAGCTCCAACGGCAGTGGGGACGACAAGCGGTGGCTGCTCACCTTATCGGACGATGGTAGCAGCTACTTTGTGAGTAACAAAGCCTGCGGTACGCGCTTAGATGCCGACGACTGCCAGGCGGTAGACCCGAGCTCCAATGGCAGCGGGGATGACAAGCGGTGGCAGTTGGTAGAGGCGGGAAGCCTGAGTGCCCGCCAAGCTACGGAGGCTGATAAGAAGGAAGCTTCGCTACCCACTGAAGTATACTCGGAGGTGGTGCTGTACCCTAACCCAGCCCAGAGGGAAGTGCGGGTGCAGTTGCCCGATGATCAGTCGGCGGCTCAGTTACGGGTGCTGGACCTGACGGGGCGGGTAGTGCTGGAAGCGCCGTTGCGAGGAAGCGAAGTGCTAGACATCCAAACCCTGCCAAAAGGATTATACACCGTTCGGGTGCGGCAGGGAGCGGTTGTGATATCAGAAAAGCTGCTGGTTGAGTAG